From Mesobacillus jeotgali, the proteins below share one genomic window:
- a CDS encoding gamma-glutamyltransferase family protein: protein MNLDYLNYPYHSQRTVTFARKGMVATSQPLAAQAGLDILKKGGNAIDAAIATAACLTVVEPTSNGIGGDAFALVWVKGELHGLNASGPAPKNISIDAVKEKGHDKMPTFGLVPVTVPGVPAAWAELSRRFGKLPLTEVLQPAIEYAEKGYPLSPVLGKYWNIAFEKFKEIFKGDEYKGWFETFAPNGQAPKIGEVWKSEGHASTLRKIAETNAESFYRGELAEKIDAYSKQHGGFISKEDLAAYKPEWVQPIKVNYRGYDVWEIPPNGQGIVALMALNMLKGYELKEKESVDTYHKQIEAIKLAFADAKKYVTDPEKMSVTSEQLLSEEYAETRRSLIGESARLPEPGTPPKGGTVYLAAADEEGNMISFIQSNYMGFGSGIVIPGTGIALQNRGADFSLDPSHDNRLEPGKKTYHTIIPGFLTKDNEAVGPFGVMGGYMQPQGHAQVIMNTIDFSLNPQAALDSPRWQWMEGNKVVVENTFPAHIAQALARKGHEIQFALDGGGFGRGQIIWRDPVTGVLSGGTESRTDGAVAAW from the coding sequence ATGAACTTAGATTATTTAAATTACCCATACCATTCACAAAGAACTGTAACCTTTGCAAGGAAAGGAATGGTTGCTACTTCCCAGCCGCTGGCGGCCCAGGCAGGACTCGATATTTTAAAAAAGGGTGGAAATGCCATCGATGCTGCTATTGCAACAGCAGCCTGCCTAACGGTTGTTGAGCCAACTTCGAATGGTATTGGCGGGGATGCATTCGCATTAGTCTGGGTAAAAGGTGAGCTCCATGGCCTAAACGCCAGCGGTCCTGCTCCAAAAAACATCTCGATTGATGCTGTTAAGGAAAAAGGACATGATAAAATGCCGACCTTTGGCCTGGTTCCTGTCACCGTTCCTGGTGTGCCAGCAGCATGGGCTGAGTTATCAAGACGTTTTGGCAAGCTGCCATTGACCGAGGTTTTACAGCCGGCGATCGAATATGCAGAAAAGGGATACCCTTTATCGCCCGTCCTCGGCAAGTATTGGAATATTGCCTTTGAAAAATTTAAAGAAATCTTTAAAGGTGACGAATACAAAGGATGGTTTGAAACTTTTGCTCCAAATGGGCAGGCGCCGAAAATAGGTGAAGTGTGGAAATCAGAGGGCCACGCAAGTACATTACGTAAAATTGCCGAAACAAACGCGGAAAGTTTTTATCGAGGAGAACTTGCAGAAAAAATAGATGCATATTCTAAGCAGCATGGGGGCTTTATTTCAAAAGAAGATTTAGCCGCATACAAGCCTGAGTGGGTACAGCCTATCAAGGTCAATTACCGAGGCTATGATGTCTGGGAAATCCCGCCGAATGGCCAGGGAATTGTTGCGTTAATGGCACTGAACATGTTAAAAGGCTATGAACTAAAAGAAAAAGAATCTGTGGATACATACCATAAGCAGATTGAAGCAATAAAGCTTGCTTTCGCTGATGCTAAAAAATATGTTACCGACCCTGAGAAAATGTCAGTTACATCTGAACAGCTTTTATCAGAAGAATATGCAGAAACAAGAAGAAGCTTGATCGGCGAATCTGCGAGACTGCCGGAGCCTGGCACACCTCCAAAGGGCGGGACCGTTTACCTGGCTGCAGCGGATGAGGAAGGAAACATGATTTCTTTCATCCAAAGTAATTATATGGGCTTCGGATCGGGAATTGTCATACCGGGAACAGGGATTGCACTGCAAAACCGGGGAGCAGATTTTTCATTAGATCCGTCCCATGATAATCGCCTTGAACCTGGAAAGAAGACCTACCATACCATCATTCCGGGGTTCTTGACAAAGGATAATGAAGCAGTCGGGCCGTTCGGAGTCATGGGAGGATACATGCAGCCACAGGGTCACGCCCAGGTCATCATGAATACAATCGACTTCAGCCTCAATCCTCAGGCTGCACTTGATTCGCCTCGCTGGCAATGGATGGAGGGAAATAAGGTGGTTGTTGAGAATACTTTCCCTGCCCACATTGCCCAGGCACTTGCCAGGAAAGGACACGAAATCCAGTTCGCATTGGATGGGGGAGGATTTGGAAGGGGCCAAATTATCTGGAGAGACCCTGTCACTGGAGTGCTTTCCGGCGGAACAGAGTCGAGGACTGATGGCGCAGTCGCAGCTTGGTAA
- a CDS encoding chromate transporter — translation MKQLDLFLAFFRVGMLGYGGGPSSIPLVHKEVVEKYKWMNDDEFADVLALGNTLPGPIATKMAGYIGYRVAGFTGMVNATAATIVPTILLMVVLLSSLSSFKDLPWVVGMTKAVVPVVGVMLATMTWDFFKKSNETLGKVNSGLMIIGGLILMEVLNVHPAFLILILLILALVKKDKTPEVEKKIERGVG, via the coding sequence ATGAAGCAGCTTGATCTATTCCTTGCATTTTTCCGTGTGGGAATGCTTGGGTATGGCGGCGGCCCATCATCTATCCCGCTCGTCCATAAAGAAGTGGTCGAGAAATATAAGTGGATGAATGATGATGAGTTTGCTGATGTATTAGCTTTGGGTAATACCCTTCCAGGCCCGATTGCTACAAAGATGGCTGGATATATCGGTTACAGGGTTGCTGGTTTTACAGGAATGGTAAATGCGACTGCAGCAACAATCGTTCCGACGATATTGCTGATGGTGGTCTTATTATCCTCGCTATCTTCGTTTAAAGATTTACCCTGGGTTGTGGGTATGACAAAAGCAGTTGTACCAGTCGTTGGTGTAATGCTGGCAACCATGACATGGGACTTTTTCAAGAAATCAAATGAAACCCTGGGAAAGGTGAATTCAGGCTTAATGATTATTGGGGGCCTTATACTGATGGAAGTTCTTAATGTCCACCCTGCCTTCCTGATTCTTATATTGCTGATTCTGGCCCTGGTTAAAAAAGATAAGACTCCAGAGGTGGAGAAAAAGATTGAAAGAGGGGTGGGATAA
- a CDS encoding chromate transporter: MIYWHIFLAFFIPGILGYGGGPASIPLVENEVVDRYGWMTVPEFSEVLAIGNALPGPIATKLAGYIGYEQGGILGAVVGIFATVAPSLILMIFLLGILYRHKDSPKVKRMTNYIRPIIAVLLGVMTFNFFFSSYVDTGIIQTVLLIAASYLLLEKWKVHPAYVITASLAYGGLFL; this comes from the coding sequence ATGATCTACTGGCATATATTCCTCGCCTTTTTCATTCCCGGAATCCTCGGTTACGGAGGCGGACCTGCATCGATTCCACTGGTAGAAAATGAGGTGGTTGACCGCTATGGCTGGATGACGGTCCCGGAATTCAGCGAGGTGCTGGCAATAGGAAATGCATTGCCAGGACCAATTGCCACTAAACTGGCAGGCTATATTGGATACGAACAGGGAGGGATTCTGGGAGCCGTTGTTGGCATTTTCGCAACAGTTGCCCCTTCATTGATCTTAATGATTTTTCTCCTTGGGATCTTGTACCGTCATAAAGATTCACCTAAAGTTAAAAGAATGACTAACTATATCAGGCCTATCATTGCCGTACTGCTGGGTGTTATGACTTTCAACTTTTTCTTTAGCTCCTATGTAGATACTGGTATCATTCAAACAGTACTATTGATTGCTGCCAGCTACCTTCTGCTGGAAAAGTGGAAGGTGCATCCTGCGTACGTCATTACAGCATCCTTAGCCTACGGCGGTCTATTTTTATAA
- a CDS encoding amidohydrolase family protein, translating to MKIIDAHIHLSNIKSFYETAEKLSFVDYSVNGILQEFRDANVVLGIGMGLTETDRMGFPDYEAQTPMGLDLEAEVPGNIVCCAGVNPYDLDEAALVRLEEELQNPRTVGIKIYLGYYPFYAYDDVYEPVYQLAAKYQLPVVFHTGDTYSERGYLKYSHPMAIDEVAVNHRNVNFMMAHFGDPWTLTGAEIIYKNPNVFADLSGLIVGTKADLDKRSQGRFLDHLRHALEFADSYDKLLFGTDWPLIPIGPYIDFIKDLIPPDYHEDVFYNTALKVFPRIKPFVE from the coding sequence ATGAAAATCATCGATGCCCATATACATCTATCAAACATTAAATCCTTTTATGAAACGGCCGAAAAGCTGTCTTTTGTTGACTATTCGGTAAATGGCATCCTGCAAGAGTTCAGGGATGCTAATGTGGTTCTCGGAATTGGCATGGGGTTGACGGAAACGGACAGGATGGGTTTCCCGGATTATGAAGCCCAGACTCCGATGGGCCTGGATTTGGAGGCAGAGGTGCCAGGCAACATCGTTTGCTGCGCCGGCGTCAATCCATATGACCTTGATGAGGCAGCCCTTGTCCGTCTTGAGGAGGAATTGCAAAATCCAAGGACTGTCGGAATTAAAATCTATCTTGGATACTATCCTTTTTACGCCTACGACGACGTGTATGAACCAGTCTACCAGCTGGCTGCTAAATATCAGCTGCCGGTGGTATTTCATACTGGCGACACTTATTCGGAACGAGGATACTTAAAATATTCCCACCCGATGGCGATTGACGAGGTGGCGGTCAACCACCGGAATGTGAATTTCATGATGGCCCATTTCGGGGATCCATGGACCTTGACGGGTGCGGAGATTATTTATAAAAACCCGAATGTTTTTGCCGATTTGTCAGGTTTGATCGTCGGCACCAAAGCAGACTTGGATAAACGCAGCCAGGGGCGTTTTCTTGACCACCTGCGGCATGCGCTGGAGTTTGCCGATTCCTACGACAAGCTTCTGTTTGGAACAGACTGGCCGCTGATTCCCATTGGCCCGTATATTGATTTCATCAAGGACCTGATCCCTCCGGACTACCACGAGGATGTATTTTACAATACTGCACTCAAGGTGTTTCCTAGGATTAAACCGTTTGTTGAATAA